Proteins encoded within one genomic window of Mycolicibacterium monacense:
- a CDS encoding nucleoside deaminase, whose translation MTSDESLIRAALDAAALAGPRDVPIGAVVFGPDGTELARAANAREALGDPTAHAEVLALRAAAAVLGDGWRLEGTTLAVTVEPCTMCAGALVLARVARVVFGAWEPKTGAVGSLWDVVRDRRLNHRPGVRGGVLADECAKPLEAFFARQR comes from the coding sequence GTGACATCCGACGAATCCCTGATCCGCGCCGCGCTCGACGCCGCGGCGCTCGCCGGTCCGAGGGACGTGCCGATCGGCGCGGTGGTGTTCGGCCCCGACGGCACCGAGTTGGCCCGCGCGGCGAATGCGCGTGAAGCACTGGGGGATCCGACGGCGCACGCGGAGGTGCTGGCGCTGCGGGCGGCCGCGGCGGTCCTCGGCGACGGGTGGCGCCTGGAGGGGACGACGCTCGCGGTGACCGTCGAACCGTGCACGATGTGCGCCGGTGCGCTGGTGCTGGCGCGGGTGGCCCGGGTGGTGTTCGGGGCGTGGGAACCCAAGACGGGCGCGGTCGGCTCGCTGTGGGATGTCGTACGCGACCGCAGGCTCAACCACCGCCCCGGCGTGCGTGGCGGTGTACTGGCCGACGAGTGCGCGAAACCGTTGGAGGCGTTCTTCGCCCGGCAGCGCTGA
- a CDS encoding bestrophin-like domain produces the protein MKDILIGVVVFAIIFGGALLGLFLGKILPNQHVGAESRDAIRTIMAMLATLSAVVLGLLTGSSISSLAEKESELRSAGVQFIMLDRTMAEYGPETAKTRALLKQLLAERIGQIWPEEGGPVSLTALSSGAGINLVQRDLFALSPQTEQQRWLRDNALQMTNTIAESRWTTIEQIGSRFPWAFFMVVVAWLAVIFASFGLFAPRNASVVAALLVAALALAGPIFMMLEMDQPYGGMVKIPSTSLRVALEQLGGS, from the coding sequence ATGAAAGACATTCTGATCGGCGTCGTTGTCTTCGCAATTATATTCGGCGGCGCACTGCTCGGATTGTTCCTCGGAAAAATCCTTCCCAATCAGCATGTGGGCGCCGAATCGCGCGATGCGATCAGGACCATCATGGCCATGCTCGCGACGCTGTCAGCGGTCGTGCTGGGCCTGCTCACCGGCTCCTCCATCAGCTCGCTCGCCGAGAAGGAAAGCGAATTACGCAGCGCGGGTGTGCAATTCATCATGCTCGATCGGACCATGGCCGAATATGGTCCGGAAACCGCCAAGACCCGGGCCCTGCTCAAACAATTACTTGCGGAGAGAATTGGTCAAATATGGCCGGAGGAAGGTGGACCGGTTTCCCTCACGGCGCTCAGCAGCGGGGCCGGTATCAACCTGGTTCAGCGGGATCTGTTCGCCCTGTCGCCGCAGACCGAACAACAGCGGTGGCTCCGCGACAATGCATTGCAGATGACCAATACGATCGCGGAATCGCGATGGACGACGATCGAACAGATCGGCAGTCGATTCCCGTGGGCCTTCTTCATGGTCGTGGTGGCCTGGCTGGCGGTCATCTTCGCCAGTTTCGGTCTCTTCGCACCACGCAATGCCAGCGTGGTGGCGGCGTTGCTGGTTGCCGCGCTCGCCCTGGCCGGCCCGATCTTCATGATGCTCGAGATGGATCAGCCCTATGGCGGGATGGTGAAGATCCCCAGCACCTCGTTGCGCGTCGCTCTGGAGCAATTGGGCGGCTCGTGA
- a CDS encoding DUF2237 family protein: MSDRNVLGGPLQECGTDPMTGFYRDGCCSTGPEDLGAHTICAVVTAEFLEHQRSIGNDLSTPRPEYRFPGLNPGDRWCVTATNWLRAHRDGCGAPVVLAATHERTLDVVPIDALNQHAVDVPDDPGGLAQ; encoded by the coding sequence GTGTCTGACCGCAATGTGCTCGGCGGCCCGCTGCAGGAATGCGGTACCGATCCGATGACCGGCTTCTACCGCGACGGCTGCTGTTCGACGGGCCCGGAAGACCTCGGCGCGCACACCATCTGCGCCGTCGTCACCGCCGAGTTCCTCGAGCATCAGCGCTCGATCGGCAACGACCTGTCGACGCCGCGGCCCGAATACCGGTTCCCCGGCCTGAATCCGGGCGACCGGTGGTGCGTCACGGCCACCAACTGGCTCCGCGCGCACCGGGACGGGTGCGGCGCGCCGGTGGTGCTCGCCGCCACCCACGAACGCACCCTCGACGTGGTGCCGATCGATGCGCTCAACCAGCACGCGGTCGACGTCCCCGACGACCCGGGCGGCCTGGCTCAGTAG
- a CDS encoding penicillin-binding transpeptidase domain-containing protein: MKRLVLALVGALVLTLTACSSPSPADPFRAFAEALGRRDAKAAAQQTDDPGAAEPVIAAMFDGMGADAGVRVETAPVDGADTDQTLAYRWTLAPGREFGYEATGTAEQSGDAWRLGWSPALLHPDLKPGMKFQYSEDSELQTPVLDRTGQPLMTWQTVALVNLDRAHRESAAALAALLAPIEPTITPESIQAQFDTGDDQVVTVIRLREADFTPIADQLRAVPGVAVAEQGDLLTADRALSSPAMAELPKVWHDRITRTAGWSVYLVDGDGAAAQRLTATPPAPTDPVRTSLDLRLQLLAQSAVAAEPRPTMLVAISPSDGGILAAAQNEAADAQGAIAFNGLYPPGSTFKTITTAAALEAGLATPQTPVACPGRLTIENRTIPNDDEFDLGTVPLTTAFARSCNTSMAALADRLPADALSTTARAFGIGVDYVIPGLTTVTGRVPAADTAAQRVENGIGQGTVTVSPFGLAVAEASLAHGSTITPALVLGEKTTADTPPETLPPGVVEELRTMMRATVTEGTAAELADIADLGGKTGTAEFGDNTHSHGWFAGIAGDIAFATLVVGGDSSAPAITVSGNFLRPAG, from the coding sequence GTGAAACGACTCGTTCTCGCACTCGTCGGCGCACTCGTTCTCACGCTGACGGCCTGTTCGTCGCCGAGCCCGGCCGACCCCTTCCGGGCCTTCGCCGAGGCCCTCGGCCGCCGGGATGCGAAGGCGGCCGCACAGCAGACCGACGACCCGGGCGCCGCCGAACCGGTCATCGCGGCCATGTTCGACGGGATGGGCGCCGACGCCGGTGTGCGCGTCGAGACGGCGCCGGTCGACGGTGCGGACACCGATCAGACGCTGGCCTACCGGTGGACCCTGGCTCCCGGTCGCGAATTCGGGTACGAGGCGACGGGCACCGCCGAGCAGAGCGGCGACGCCTGGCGGTTGGGGTGGTCACCGGCGCTGCTGCACCCGGACCTGAAACCCGGGATGAAGTTCCAGTACAGCGAGGACAGCGAGCTGCAGACACCGGTGCTCGACCGCACCGGCCAACCGTTGATGACGTGGCAGACCGTCGCTCTGGTCAACCTGGACCGCGCCCACCGGGAGTCGGCGGCCGCGCTCGCCGCACTGCTGGCCCCGATCGAGCCGACCATCACACCCGAATCCATCCAGGCGCAGTTCGACACCGGCGACGACCAGGTGGTCACCGTGATCCGGTTGCGCGAGGCCGACTTCACGCCGATCGCCGACCAGCTGCGCGCCGTGCCCGGCGTCGCGGTCGCCGAACAGGGCGACCTGCTGACCGCCGACCGGGCGCTGTCCTCACCGGCGATGGCCGAGCTGCCGAAGGTCTGGCACGACCGCATCACCCGGACCGCCGGCTGGTCGGTGTATCTGGTCGACGGCGACGGGGCGGCCGCACAACGGCTGACCGCCACCCCGCCCGCACCGACCGACCCCGTCCGCACCTCACTGGACCTGCGGCTGCAGCTGCTGGCCCAGTCCGCCGTCGCCGCCGAGCCGCGGCCCACGATGCTCGTCGCAATCTCGCCATCGGACGGTGGCATCCTCGCGGCCGCGCAGAACGAGGCGGCCGACGCGCAGGGCGCCATCGCGTTCAACGGGCTCTACCCGCCCGGGTCGACGTTCAAGACGATCACCACCGCCGCGGCGCTGGAGGCGGGGCTGGCGACTCCCCAGACGCCGGTGGCCTGTCCGGGACGGCTGACGATCGAGAACCGCACGATCCCCAACGACGACGAATTCGACCTCGGGACCGTGCCGCTGACCACCGCGTTCGCCCGGTCCTGCAACACCTCGATGGCAGCGCTGGCCGACCGGTTACCCGCCGATGCGCTGTCCACCACGGCGCGCGCGTTCGGGATCGGCGTCGACTACGTGATCCCGGGTCTGACCACCGTGACCGGCCGGGTGCCCGCGGCCGACACCGCGGCCCAGCGCGTGGAGAACGGCATCGGCCAGGGCACGGTCACGGTCAGCCCGTTCGGGCTCGCGGTCGCCGAGGCCAGCCTCGCGCACGGCTCGACGATCACCCCCGCGCTCGTCCTCGGCGAGAAGACCACCGCCGACACCCCGCCCGAAACGCTGCCTCCCGGTGTCGTCGAAGAACTCCGGACGATGATGCGCGCGACGGTCACCGAGGGCACCGCCGCCGAATTGGCCGACATCGCCGACCTGGGCGGCAAGACCGGAACGGCCGAGTTCGGCGACAATACCCACTCCCACGGATGGTTCGCCGGGATCGCCGGCGACATCGCGTTCGCGACGCTGGTGGTCGGCGGCGATTCGTCGGCGCCGGCGATCACGGTCTCGGGCAACTTCCTGCGGCCGGCGGGGTGA
- a CDS encoding propanediol/glycerol family dehydratase large subunit: MRILDAKPVNLDGFSVTDPALGLVAMHSPHDPQPSLVVRDGRVVELDGRPAADFDVIDEFIARYGIDLTVAEEAMALDDAVLARMAVDVNVPRAEVVRLIGGTTPAKLARVMAVMTPVEMQMAMHKMRARRTPSNQAHVTNQLDDPLLIAADAASAVAYGFREVETTVPVFGDAPSNAIALLIGSQVGVPGAMAQCSIEEAMELRLGLRGLTSYAETISIYGTEQVFVDGDDTPFSKAILTAAYASRGLKMRVTSGGGAEVLMGAAEKCSILYLESRCVSLARALGSQGVQNGGIDGVGVVASVPEGMKELLAENLMVMMRDLESCAGNDNLISESDIRRSAHTLPVLLAGADFIFSGFGSIPRYDNAFALSNFNADDMDDFLVLQRDWGADGGLRTVSREHLARVRRRAATAVQAVYRDLGLADFDDTRIDAVVVANDSRDLPAGDPKAVAEAATAIEARQLTVFDVVAALHRTGYAPEAEAIMRLTRERLRGDQLQTSAIFDDQFQVLSKITDPNDYAGPGSGYTPTEKRRAEIDGIRQARTSAELTADQAEHRGHVVFSDVEPARQGSDPREVCIGLSPALGRSVWLTLCGLTVGEVLRQLSAGLEEEGCVPRLVRVRSTIDVGLIGLTAARLSGSGIGIGLQGKGTALIHRRDLAPLANLELFSVAPLLTAKMYRELGRNAARHAKGMAPLPILAGGTDESISARYHARAVALVALERQACEPGQAPITVEAKRV; the protein is encoded by the coding sequence ATGCGAATCCTCGATGCCAAACCGGTCAACCTCGACGGATTCAGTGTCACCGACCCCGCGCTGGGTCTGGTCGCGATGCACAGCCCGCACGACCCGCAGCCGTCGCTGGTCGTGCGCGACGGACGGGTCGTCGAACTCGACGGCAGGCCGGCCGCCGACTTCGACGTGATCGACGAGTTCATCGCCCGCTACGGCATCGACCTCACGGTCGCCGAGGAGGCGATGGCGCTCGACGATGCGGTGCTGGCCCGGATGGCGGTCGACGTCAACGTGCCGCGCGCGGAGGTGGTGCGTCTGATCGGCGGCACCACGCCGGCCAAGCTGGCCCGGGTCATGGCGGTGATGACGCCGGTCGAGATGCAGATGGCGATGCACAAGATGCGGGCCAGGCGCACCCCGAGCAACCAGGCCCACGTCACCAACCAGCTCGACGATCCGCTGCTGATCGCGGCCGACGCGGCCAGTGCGGTGGCCTACGGCTTCCGCGAGGTCGAGACGACGGTGCCGGTGTTCGGCGACGCGCCGTCGAATGCGATCGCACTGCTGATCGGCAGCCAGGTCGGCGTCCCGGGCGCCATGGCGCAGTGCTCGATCGAGGAGGCGATGGAACTGCGGCTCGGGCTGCGGGGCCTGACCAGCTACGCCGAGACGATCTCGATCTACGGCACCGAACAGGTCTTCGTCGACGGTGACGACACTCCGTTCTCCAAGGCGATCCTCACCGCCGCGTACGCCTCGCGCGGGCTCAAGATGCGGGTCACCAGCGGCGGCGGCGCCGAGGTGCTGATGGGTGCCGCCGAGAAGTGCTCGATCCTCTACCTCGAATCGCGGTGTGTGTCGCTGGCGCGGGCGCTGGGCTCGCAGGGTGTGCAGAACGGCGGCATCGACGGGGTCGGCGTGGTGGCGTCGGTGCCCGAGGGCATGAAAGAACTGCTCGCCGAGAACCTGATGGTGATGATGCGCGATCTGGAATCGTGTGCGGGCAACGACAACCTGATCTCCGAATCCGATATCCGCCGCAGCGCGCACACGCTGCCGGTGCTGCTGGCCGGCGCGGACTTCATCTTCTCCGGCTTCGGATCGATTCCGCGGTACGACAACGCTTTTGCGCTGTCGAACTTCAACGCCGACGATATGGACGACTTTTTGGTGCTGCAGCGGGACTGGGGTGCCGACGGTGGACTGCGCACCGTGTCACGCGAGCATCTTGCGCGGGTGCGGAGGCGGGCGGCGACGGCGGTGCAGGCCGTGTACCGCGATCTGGGCCTCGCCGACTTCGACGACACCCGCATCGACGCCGTGGTGGTGGCCAACGACTCCCGCGATCTACCCGCCGGGGATCCGAAGGCCGTCGCGGAGGCGGCCACCGCGATCGAGGCCAGGCAGCTCACCGTGTTCGACGTCGTCGCGGCGCTGCACCGCACCGGGTATGCACCGGAGGCCGAGGCGATCATGCGGTTGACCCGCGAACGCCTGCGCGGTGACCAGTTGCAGACCTCGGCGATCTTCGACGACCAGTTCCAGGTGCTGTCGAAGATCACCGATCCGAACGACTACGCCGGACCCGGCAGCGGCTACACGCCGACCGAGAAACGCCGTGCCGAGATCGACGGTATCCGGCAGGCCCGCACGTCGGCCGAACTCACCGCCGACCAGGCCGAACACCGGGGCCACGTCGTGTTCTCCGACGTCGAACCGGCCCGTCAGGGCAGCGATCCGCGCGAGGTGTGCATCGGCCTCTCCCCGGCGCTGGGACGGTCGGTGTGGCTGACACTGTGCGGTCTGACGGTCGGTGAGGTGTTGCGCCAGCTCTCCGCCGGTCTCGAGGAGGAGGGGTGTGTGCCGCGCCTGGTCCGGGTCCGGTCGACCATCGACGTGGGGCTGATCGGGTTGACCGCCGCCCGGCTGTCCGGATCCGGTATCGGAATCGGGTTGCAGGGCAAGGGAACCGCACTCATCCACCGGCGCGACCTGGCGCCGCTGGCGAACCTCGAACTGTTCAGCGTGGCCCCGCTGCTCACCGCGAAGATGTACCGCGAGCTGGGCCGCAACGCCGCCCGGCACGCCAAGGGGATGGCGCCACTGCCGATCCTGGCCGGCGGTACCGACGAATCCATCTCCGCCCGCTACCACGCCCGAGCCGTGGCGTTGGTGGCGCTGGAACGCCAGGCCTGCGAACCGGGGCAGGCACCGATCACCGTGGAGGCCAAACGAGTATGA
- a CDS encoding diol dehydratase small subunit: MTEKFTVAAAVDGKLTLSDLRMDPATLAYQAVVAEQDGNPQLAENFLRAAELAVIDDEAVMKLYEALRPHRSTAAELEELRVSLETGGASRCAELVRQAAEVYARRGLLR; the protein is encoded by the coding sequence ATGACCGAGAAATTCACGGTGGCGGCCGCCGTCGACGGCAAGCTGACGCTGTCGGATCTGCGGATGGACCCGGCCACGCTGGCCTACCAGGCGGTCGTCGCCGAGCAGGACGGCAATCCGCAACTGGCCGAGAACTTCCTGCGCGCAGCGGAATTGGCCGTCATCGACGACGAGGCGGTGATGAAACTCTACGAGGCGCTGCGTCCGCACCGGTCGACGGCCGCCGAACTGGAGGAGTTGCGGGTGTCGCTGGAGACCGGCGGGGCATCGCGGTGCGCCGAACTCGTCCGCCAGGCCGCCGAGGTCTACGCGAGACGAGGTCTGTTGCGGTGA
- a CDS encoding diol dehydratase reactivase ATPase-like domain-containing protein, with protein MSRDSVVVAGCDVGNHTTEIVLARVAADGVVEPLTHGQAPTRGRKGSTESLEGAAALLNRLEVEARVRVDEVVLATIRPVDTATAPLAPAVSPRAPVRSLRRPDASTPAGAGHGVGTHVPLADLSGPVHPGPVIVSVSAATDFEVAAQAIGDGVASGWKIAGVLVAQDDAVLIRNRIPIDVPVVDEVELDGLRRGALVAVEVVAEGRAYRALADPIALSAALQLGHDRLLDVAEFTRELADAPAIAVTARTEPPDPPAVDDDYVDCRIGGEIVRYAPAAAHTVLRLEPPGCAVEVRLSALPAAENGIAVDDAFFTDLASIDNGAWLRRGVADARGTVVALLAAEPVTDAAATLSGLTGRPARTVAGEPAAAARGAQTTPGLPPGSVVCDIGGGTVDLIGQGRTVTAAGAGETITTAVSRVLGIPRALAERVKRTPALRVEGPHVAHEEDGRRVFLDSPASADAIGRLCTRGSAGLVPFSHRLAAEEWRSLRLAIKQETVAANIARCLATFDEPPSALVLAGGGALDDELLRTVGESLRPARVVVGRADIDGVHGPRFAVASGLVHLYAEDRVGSTSPA; from the coding sequence GTGAGCCGGGATTCGGTCGTCGTGGCCGGGTGCGATGTCGGCAACCACACCACCGAGATCGTGCTCGCCCGCGTCGCCGCCGACGGTGTGGTCGAGCCGTTGACGCACGGGCAGGCCCCCACCCGGGGGCGCAAGGGGTCGACCGAGTCGCTCGAAGGCGCCGCGGCGCTGCTGAACCGCCTCGAGGTCGAGGCCCGGGTGCGCGTCGACGAGGTGGTGCTCGCGACGATCCGCCCGGTGGACACCGCGACCGCCCCGCTGGCCCCGGCGGTGTCCCCGCGTGCGCCGGTGCGCAGCCTGCGCCGACCCGATGCCAGCACGCCCGCGGGGGCCGGCCACGGTGTCGGCACGCATGTGCCGCTGGCCGACCTGTCCGGTCCGGTGCATCCCGGCCCGGTGATCGTATCCGTCTCGGCAGCAACCGATTTCGAGGTTGCCGCGCAGGCGATCGGCGACGGGGTGGCGTCCGGCTGGAAGATCGCAGGCGTGCTCGTCGCCCAGGACGATGCGGTGCTCATCCGCAACCGCATCCCCATCGACGTCCCCGTGGTCGACGAGGTCGAGCTCGACGGTCTGCGCCGGGGCGCGCTCGTGGCGGTCGAGGTGGTCGCCGAGGGTCGGGCGTACCGGGCGCTGGCCGATCCGATCGCCCTGTCGGCGGCGCTGCAACTCGGCCACGACCGGCTGCTCGACGTCGCCGAGTTCACCCGCGAGTTGGCCGACGCCCCGGCGATCGCCGTCACCGCGCGCACCGAACCACCGGATCCGCCCGCGGTGGACGACGACTACGTCGACTGCCGTATCGGCGGTGAGATCGTCCGGTATGCGCCCGCCGCGGCGCACACTGTTCTGCGGCTGGAGCCGCCGGGTTGCGCGGTCGAGGTCCGGCTGAGCGCGTTGCCCGCCGCGGAGAACGGCATCGCGGTCGACGATGCGTTCTTCACCGACCTGGCGTCGATCGACAACGGTGCGTGGTTGCGGCGCGGCGTGGCCGACGCCCGCGGCACCGTCGTCGCCCTGTTGGCCGCTGAGCCCGTCACCGACGCCGCCGCAACGCTTTCCGGGCTCACCGGCCGCCCCGCGCGGACCGTGGCCGGCGAACCCGCGGCGGCCGCGCGCGGTGCGCAGACCACACCGGGGCTGCCGCCGGGGTCGGTGGTGTGCGATATCGGCGGCGGCACAGTCGATCTGATCGGGCAGGGCCGCACGGTCACCGCTGCCGGCGCCGGCGAGACGATCACCACCGCGGTCTCCCGGGTGCTCGGGATTCCGCGCGCCCTGGCCGAGCGGGTCAAACGGACACCGGCGCTGCGGGTGGAGGGTCCGCATGTCGCCCACGAGGAGGACGGCCGCCGGGTGTTCCTCGACAGCCCGGCGTCCGCCGACGCGATCGGCCGGTTGTGCACCCGCGGCAGTGCCGGGCTGGTGCCGTTCTCGCACCGGTTGGCGGCCGAGGAGTGGCGCAGCCTGCGGCTGGCGATCAAACAGGAGACGGTCGCGGCGAACATCGCGCGGTGCCTGGCGACGTTCGACGAACCGCCGAGCGCGCTGGTGCTGGCCGGTGGCGGTGCGCTCGACGACGAACTGCTGCGGACGGTGGGCGAGTCGTTACGGCCGGCGCGGGTCGTGGTGGGCCGGGCCGACATCGACGGGGTGCACGGTCCGCGGTTCGCGGTGGCCTCCGGTCTGGTGCACCTCTACGCCGAGGACCGGGTGGGGTCGACCTCGCCCGCGTGA
- a CDS encoding PE-PPE domain-containing protein — translation MAKHRKARRTAAAPAFFAGATAAISTALALGHATNATAATIPTADTVIGVGGWRNPTSDRIPNKFEGELVQPGETFVGVQYPAELPVDPSVAAGQKPLGDAVDAASGSVLIVGYSEGSLVAERYKRGLVASGAPNTDDVAFMFIAAPFVPNGGVYSRFPGLRLPGFTSTGAAAPSPYDETFVTLEYDLIGDFPAYANPLSLANALAGLVYVHGDQGPDNVDLETAPKAVKVVTSEAGGTDTYILVRAEHLPLLQPIRDLAAATGTTVVVEPFVGAVEPTLRLLVDMGYTDRDYQNADKPTRFSLITPPDRIIETAAAMKKVAPKAVAPDEKPAEQSEPEPQKADEPESKPSVKRNTLLRNVFGGPKGKHRADTTPAAEPEPSRQDSATNDPADNGTTGTDSDTSTDEKDQPAA, via the coding sequence TTGGCCAAACATCGCAAGGCGCGGCGCACAGCTGCCGCCCCCGCCTTCTTCGCCGGCGCCACCGCCGCGATCTCCACCGCGCTCGCCCTGGGCCACGCCACCAACGCGACCGCCGCCACGATTCCCACCGCTGACACGGTGATCGGTGTCGGCGGCTGGCGGAACCCGACGAGCGACCGGATCCCGAACAAGTTCGAGGGCGAGTTGGTACAGCCCGGGGAGACGTTCGTCGGGGTCCAGTACCCGGCGGAACTGCCCGTGGACCCCAGCGTGGCCGCCGGTCAGAAACCGTTGGGCGACGCGGTCGACGCCGCCTCCGGTTCCGTGCTGATCGTCGGCTACTCAGAGGGTTCGCTGGTCGCCGAGCGGTACAAGCGCGGACTCGTCGCGTCCGGTGCGCCGAACACCGATGACGTCGCGTTCATGTTCATCGCCGCCCCGTTCGTCCCCAACGGCGGCGTCTACTCCCGATTCCCCGGTCTGCGGCTCCCCGGCTTCACGAGCACCGGTGCCGCGGCGCCGTCACCTTACGACGAGACGTTCGTGACGCTCGAGTACGACCTGATCGGCGACTTCCCGGCGTATGCGAACCCGCTGTCACTCGCCAACGCCCTCGCGGGTCTGGTCTACGTGCACGGCGACCAGGGCCCCGACAACGTCGACCTGGAGACCGCCCCGAAGGCGGTGAAGGTGGTCACCAGCGAGGCGGGCGGCACCGACACCTACATCCTGGTCCGTGCCGAACATCTGCCGCTGCTGCAGCCGATCCGCGATCTGGCGGCCGCCACCGGCACCACCGTGGTGGTCGAACCGTTCGTCGGCGCCGTCGAACCGACGCTGCGCCTGCTCGTCGACATGGGCTACACCGACCGCGACTACCAGAACGCGGACAAGCCGACGCGGTTCTCGCTGATCACCCCGCCCGATCGGATCATCGAGACCGCCGCGGCCATGAAGAAGGTCGCGCCGAAGGCCGTTGCGCCCGACGAGAAGCCGGCCGAGCAGTCCGAACCCGAGCCGCAGAAGGCCGACGAACCCGAGAGCAAGCCTTCGGTGAAGCGGAACACGTTGCTGCGCAATGTCTTCGGCGGACCCAAGGGCAAGCACCGGGCCGACACCACACCGGCAGCCGAACCGGAGCCGTCACGCCAGGACTCCGCGACGAACGACCCCGCCGACAACGGCACCACCGGTACCGACAGCGACACCAGCACCGACGAGAAGGACCAGCCCGCCGCCTGA
- a CDS encoding lipoprotein LpqH → MKRGFLVSVGGAAIAIAGLAGCSSDSGSSESTTSAESSDTATASASAEATSAPGAAKVVIDGQDQNIQGTVACTSMGGNLNIAIGQATTGIGAVVTEADPPTVQSVGLGNVNGVTLGFQQGTGQGNAEVEKDDKTYNIKGNATGVDMANPLQPVTKPFEIEVTCP, encoded by the coding sequence GTGAAACGTGGGTTCCTGGTGAGCGTGGGCGGCGCGGCGATCGCGATCGCAGGCCTGGCGGGCTGTTCCTCGGACAGCGGTTCCTCCGAGTCGACCACATCGGCGGAGTCGAGCGACACCGCCACGGCGAGCGCATCGGCCGAGGCCACCTCGGCTCCCGGCGCCGCAAAGGTCGTGATCGACGGTCAGGACCAGAACATCCAGGGCACCGTCGCCTGCACCTCCATGGGCGGCAACCTCAACATCGCCATCGGTCAGGCCACCACCGGGATCGGCGCGGTGGTGACCGAGGCCGATCCGCCGACCGTGCAGTCGGTCGGACTCGGCAACGTCAACGGCGTGACCCTCGGCTTCCAGCAGGGCACCGGGCAGGGCAACGCCGAGGTGGAGAAGGACGACAAGACCTACAACATCAAGGGCAATGCGACCGGCGTCGACATGGCCAACCCGCTGCAGCCGGTGACCAAACCGTTCGAGATCGAGGTCACCTGCCCGTAG